A stretch of Halogeometricum sp. S3BR5-2 DNA encodes these proteins:
- a CDS encoding ParA family protein, giving the protein MSDTLRAAAFLDKGGTGKTTTVAHLGVALEELGHEVLLVDLAGKQGDLAKHFGVWGDYQARIEADEAWPNISTVFDDAWGTIAEKLGDDTLADLVVPTAEGPDLIPAHPGLDTLDAELGNIDDARERYSRLEQFLDEYVDPLGYDVVLVDLPGMTNNVAYNGLWAARHVITPVEMGPFEAEQADALRRDLGKIADNFAVDIELALVLPNKVDTRTNLAE; this is encoded by the coding sequence ATGAGCGATACACTGCGCGCCGCCGCGTTTCTCGACAAAGGCGGTACCGGGAAGACGACGACCGTCGCCCACCTCGGCGTCGCCCTCGAGGAGCTGGGCCACGAGGTCCTGCTCGTTGATCTCGCCGGGAAGCAGGGCGATCTCGCGAAGCACTTCGGCGTCTGGGGGGACTACCAGGCGCGGATCGAGGCCGACGAGGCATGGCCGAATATCAGCACGGTCTTCGACGACGCCTGGGGCACGATCGCCGAGAAGCTGGGCGATGACACTCTTGCTGATCTCGTCGTTCCGACTGCTGAGGGACCGGACCTCATCCCGGCCCATCCCGGCCTCGACACCCTCGACGCCGAACTCGGGAATATCGACGATGCCCGCGAGCGCTACAGTCGTCTCGAACAGTTCCTCGACGAGTACGTCGACCCGCTCGGCTATGACGTCGTCTTGGTTGACCTCCCGGGAATGACGAATAACGTCGCCTACAACGGACTGTGGGCCGCCCGTCACGTCATCACGCCCGTCGAGATGGGGCCGTTCGAGGCTGAGCAGGCTGATGCGCTACGCCGCGACCTCGGGAAGATTGCCGACAATTTCGCCGTCGACATCGAGCTCGCGCTCGTGCTCCCGAACAAGGTCGATACCCGAACGAATCTCGCCGAGGA
- a CDS encoding ribbon-helix-helix domain-containing protein: MSSDRQSVPVSLPPELVERLDRLVEDGVFGSRSEALRYGARLVVREEHLERLHEQADSEARKDVEERLDRKRVS; the protein is encoded by the coding sequence ATGAGCAGTGACCGACAGTCTGTTCCGGTCTCCCTCCCACCGGAACTCGTCGAACGTCTCGACAGACTCGTTGAGGACGGCGTCTTCGGGTCACGATCGGAGGCGCTCCGATACGGCGCTCGGCTCGTCGTTCGTGAAGAGCACCTGGAACGCCTCCACGAACAGGCGGACAGCGAAGCGCGGAAAGACGTCGAAGAGCGGCTGGATCGAAAGCGTGTATCTTGA
- a CDS encoding PIN domain-containing protein: MYLDLDVILAELKADDWLASDVDIDSIEEPKTSVATGIELQYVMEGEWERDRVVRAHQEIASQNIELVPLTSDALDAAADLRAQHDALNVFDGVHLGSAAILDEPIVSTDTLFPEIPEIEHIDPRDLE; the protein is encoded by the coding sequence GTGTATCTTGACCTCGACGTCATTCTCGCGGAGCTGAAGGCCGATGACTGGCTGGCGAGTGACGTCGATATCGACTCGATCGAGGAACCGAAGACGTCGGTCGCGACGGGAATCGAACTACAGTACGTGATGGAAGGCGAGTGGGAGCGTGACCGCGTCGTCCGAGCACACCAAGAGATCGCTAGTCAAAATATCGAGCTGGTTCCGCTGACGAGTGACGCCCTGGACGCCGCTGCCGACCTCCGAGCACAGCACGACGCACTGAATGTCTTCGATGGAGTGCATCTTGGCAGTGCGGCTATCCTCGACGAGCCAATCGTCTCGACGGATACGCTGTTCCCCGAGATCCCAGAAATCGAGCATATCGACCCGCGCGATCTCGAATAG
- a CDS encoding DUF6788 family protein — MAPRPPAPDSLPQYLAEGVPKQDDADLRALQDWIDDLLEYRQDVAVEDIDAGEGESIEAVEESSGGTVVIKKVSCGKDNCKCQSGALHGPYKYIVRRQGDSLDWEYKGPVSE; from the coding sequence ATGGCCCCTCGACCGCCGGCTCCCGATTCGCTCCCCCAGTATCTCGCCGAGGGCGTCCCGAAGCAAGACGACGCAGACTTACGCGCCCTCCAGGACTGGATTGACGATCTCCTTGAGTACCGCCAGGACGTCGCTGTCGAAGATATTGACGCCGGCGAGGGTGAGTCAATCGAAGCCGTCGAGGAATCGAGCGGGGGGACCGTGGTGATCAAGAAGGTCAGCTGTGGCAAAGACAACTGTAAGTGCCAGTCTGGCGCACTGCATGGCCCCTACAAGTACATTGTCCGTCGACAGGGAGACAGTCTCGACTGGGAGTACAAAGGGCCGGTCTCTGAGTAG
- a CDS encoding Cdc6/Cdc18 family protein translates to MTQFSNTSPIFQREEVLREEYHPDDLPERTDEMEDLHMSLAPAARGVGANNVFLHGKAGQGKTAAAKAKLSELQAHAKEESDHLDLTTAYVSCESHDLSTSYKAASRIYQELTGNSRPTGYATDVVMDMMFEAMNEIGGTIIIVLDEIDTLGDDDRILYSLPRARAQDYVEDHVFPSIIGISNDLQWRDNLSPKVKSSLYDDSVLFSPYDATQLQQILRRRAAKAFRDTELTPIDEVDADGDPEGTVVEIDQSGQEYLFRSGVLTDDVIPLVAALSAQDTGDARQAIKYLRKAGELADKHGDDQVGAEHAREAQALVEREAVVEAMREMTTQAHLALAALTALELSGDAPVRAKPIYGVYKSVASRIDADKLGQRRFKDHLRELDMQGIADGEKVTAGSIGGPAWEYQLQVDTEIAVEVLKDTARFADIDFEHISADRPNA, encoded by the coding sequence ATGACCCAGTTCTCGAATACCTCGCCTATTTTCCAACGAGAAGAGGTTCTTCGTGAGGAATATCATCCCGACGATCTCCCCGAACGAACTGACGAGATGGAGGACCTCCATATGTCGCTGGCTCCCGCGGCCCGCGGAGTCGGTGCAAACAACGTGTTTCTCCACGGGAAGGCCGGTCAAGGGAAAACTGCTGCTGCGAAAGCCAAACTCTCGGAACTGCAGGCCCACGCCAAGGAAGAATCCGATCATCTGGACCTCACGACGGCATACGTCTCCTGTGAGTCGCATGATCTCTCAACGTCATATAAGGCCGCTTCCCGCATCTACCAGGAACTCACCGGCAACAGCCGGCCGACTGGTTACGCGACCGACGTCGTGATGGACATGATGTTCGAGGCGATGAACGAGATCGGTGGCACGATCATCATCGTCCTCGACGAAATCGATACGCTCGGAGACGACGACCGGATTCTCTACAGTCTTCCCCGAGCTCGAGCGCAGGATTACGTTGAGGACCACGTCTTCCCCAGCATCATCGGCATCAGTAACGACCTCCAGTGGCGGGATAATCTCAGTCCGAAAGTGAAGAGTTCGCTCTACGACGATTCCGTCCTCTTCTCACCATATGATGCGACGCAGCTCCAGCAGATCCTCCGCCGGCGGGCAGCGAAGGCGTTTCGCGATACCGAACTGACTCCGATCGACGAAGTCGACGCCGATGGAGATCCGGAGGGAACTGTCGTCGAAATCGACCAATCCGGGCAGGAGTATCTGTTTCGGAGTGGCGTACTGACCGATGACGTGATACCACTCGTCGCTGCACTTTCGGCACAAGATACGGGCGACGCCCGTCAAGCGATCAAATACCTCCGCAAAGCCGGCGAATTGGCGGATAAACACGGTGACGACCAAGTTGGTGCGGAGCACGCCCGTGAAGCCCAGGCGCTCGTTGAGCGAGAAGCCGTCGTCGAGGCTATGCGTGAAATGACGACACAAGCCCATCTTGCCCTTGCCGCGCTCACTGCCCTGGAACTTTCGGGGGATGCTCCCGTCCGAGCCAAACCGATCTACGGCGTGTACAAGAGTGTCGCCTCACGAATCGATGCCGACAAACTCGGTCAGCGACGGTTCAAAGACCATCTCCGTGAACTCGATATGCAGGGTATCGCCGACGGTGAAAAGGTGACTGCAGGCTCGATTGGTGGTCCGGCATGGGAGTACCAGCTCCAGGTCGACACCGAGATAGCTGTCGAAGTTCTCAAGGATACAGCTCGATTCGCGGATATCGATTTCGAGCATATCAGTGCTGATCGACCGAATGCGTAG
- a CDS encoding type IV toxin-antitoxin system AbiEi family antitoxin domain-containing protein — translation MNDSQDTQNIRQGLSTRESRLLSRLAGAGNQIISVDDIETTLEVAPNTAREIASRLTEKGWLDRLFPGRYLIIPLAAGEEGLYTTHEYLIASHVADPMYVGYYSALSHHGLTEQVPRTVYVVTPTRAQSREIHGVPYRVVTVTERKFFGNEPTSIEGTTVNVADVEKTLVDCADHPEFCGGIRELAQAMVAADDRDCSWATVGEYLQRLDNGAATKRIVYLADELGIDLPTRETLLKSFTSGYSLLDPTRGEQGRYDSEYRLRINVDRERLGSMES, via the coding sequence ATGAACGACTCACAAGACACGCAAAATATACGACAAGGACTGTCCACCCGTGAGAGCCGACTTCTCTCACGACTCGCCGGCGCGGGCAACCAGATCATCTCCGTCGACGACATCGAGACGACCCTAGAGGTCGCCCCGAACACCGCCCGAGAGATCGCCTCCCGGCTCACTGAGAAAGGATGGCTGGACCGACTGTTCCCCGGTCGATACCTCATCATCCCGCTCGCGGCCGGTGAAGAGGGTCTGTATACGACGCACGAGTATCTCATCGCCTCGCACGTCGCCGATCCGATGTACGTCGGCTACTACAGTGCTCTCAGCCATCACGGGTTGACCGAACAAGTCCCTCGGACGGTGTACGTCGTCACCCCGACACGAGCCCAGAGTCGGGAGATCCACGGCGTCCCCTATCGCGTCGTGACGGTCACCGAGCGCAAATTCTTCGGTAACGAGCCGACGTCCATCGAGGGCACCACCGTGAACGTCGCAGACGTGGAAAAGACGCTGGTTGACTGTGCCGACCATCCCGAATTCTGTGGTGGCATCCGCGAACTCGCACAGGCGATGGTCGCCGCGGACGATCGGGACTGTTCGTGGGCGACGGTCGGTGAGTACCTCCAGCGACTCGACAACGGCGCTGCGACCAAGCGGATCGTCTACCTAGCAGACGAGCTGGGTATCGACCTCCCGACGCGTGAGACGCTCCTCAAGTCATTCACGAGTGGGTACTCGCTGCTCGACCCAACCCGAGGCGAGCAGGGACGCTATGACAGTGAGTATCGTCTCCGAATCAACGTCGACCGGGAGAGACTCGGGTCGATGGAATCCTGA
- a CDS encoding DEAD/DEAH box helicase encodes MPTLVEIAIENDDELTRDQFEERCRERLRKPDGSRYSPSYIERTLSTFIQMGVLRERDDKITVWEFARRFHDSDIEYTELLWRGIKQSWVLQGNYPEGIEGLRDAHYVVRHADRPLQAGEIRERLTDNFGYEYNDAGIRGYPELLTQLGALRETDDGYVPGPRSSTYESRWRDVDIFHNLERWIHHRGPTFDVPAADIKQALVKYYMYRESGGWGRHRSLYNRFLDDYVRETSRESDVAHPQIHLSEAYQEDERDRKSIRKQIKAKFDDIDGRDLAGLYAETLEDILAAETEAEAKDLLSAASPGISRRDVRNAFDEEREPYTFPAGFSLYDWQSEAIHAWFDNEASPSERGIAQVVTGAGKTVMALGAIDEWLDKHPDGVVTVVVPTKVLMHQWLREFLEKLNVPPSEIGWAGGGHKDDHSDRRIIVSIVNSAVKDDFLAQSLDAADTDEHLLVADECHRYTGDVHSKVLEYSNTATMGLSATPLSTIDPENDELTDDDEFLLENLGSLFYRLSYDEGVDRGLISEFTINYVGFELTPAERHTYEQFSKKVSSAVRDIEARHGHRLAELRGNYSQNLQTIRESTDSATPAIADFFEYTKRRRELIAEAVSRQAITHRLLEDAIEEDKKTIVFQERIKHLEQMVAPYDQRDEKTQTGKYGSKESERASLYQQYEDELDDINRDLENLFFRRDYAPVMYHSGHRNSEWNEWGIEWFRDEGFANVMLSVQALKEGVDVPSADVGIIRVSSGNVRDRIQTLGRILRTGHDPDKPSTLYVLYAQDTVDERIFEEVDWEAEIGGTHHYYKWETSDEIIKGELEGPSKEHEPDVSVYQQPEIPDPSDLERGDPYEGPRRGRTVSVDTQGRPFRDTTDGRQYITTPEVEEVAEYVHRLRGGGRIIINDADHMITVTDEGPVFLGILEADSLDYEEQTEDEEVPETFEEFMNEGD; translated from the coding sequence GTGCCGACACTGGTAGAGATCGCTATCGAGAACGACGACGAACTCACTCGAGATCAGTTCGAGGAGCGCTGTCGTGAGCGCTTGCGCAAACCCGACGGCAGCCGGTATTCGCCGAGTTACATCGAACGAACGCTTTCGACGTTCATCCAGATGGGAGTCCTCAGAGAACGCGACGATAAGATCACTGTCTGGGAGTTCGCGCGCCGGTTCCACGACAGCGACATCGAGTATACGGAGCTCCTCTGGCGTGGCATCAAACAGAGCTGGGTTCTCCAAGGCAATTATCCAGAAGGAATTGAGGGGCTCCGGGATGCGCATTACGTCGTTCGACACGCTGATCGGCCATTACAAGCGGGCGAGATTCGTGAACGGCTGACCGACAACTTCGGATACGAGTACAACGATGCTGGGATTCGCGGCTATCCGGAACTGTTGACCCAGCTCGGTGCGCTCCGAGAAACCGACGACGGCTACGTTCCTGGCCCCAGATCGAGCACTTACGAGAGTCGGTGGCGGGATGTCGACATCTTCCACAACCTCGAACGGTGGATCCATCATCGTGGTCCGACATTCGATGTCCCTGCTGCAGACATCAAACAGGCGCTCGTAAAGTACTACATGTACCGGGAATCCGGGGGGTGGGGACGACACCGCAGCCTGTACAACCGCTTCCTCGACGATTATGTTCGTGAGACCTCGCGAGAGAGCGACGTGGCTCATCCCCAGATTCATCTGTCCGAAGCATACCAGGAGGATGAACGGGATCGGAAGAGTATAAGAAAGCAGATCAAAGCGAAATTCGATGATATCGACGGCCGCGATCTCGCCGGACTCTATGCCGAGACACTCGAGGACATCCTCGCTGCCGAGACCGAGGCGGAAGCCAAGGACCTCCTCTCAGCGGCGAGCCCTGGGATCTCCCGCCGGGACGTCAGAAATGCGTTTGACGAGGAGAGAGAACCGTACACGTTCCCTGCTGGATTTTCGCTCTACGACTGGCAGTCTGAGGCGATTCACGCGTGGTTCGACAACGAGGCCAGCCCATCTGAACGCGGTATCGCGCAGGTGGTGACGGGGGCCGGTAAAACGGTGATGGCGCTTGGTGCCATCGACGAGTGGCTGGACAAGCATCCCGACGGCGTCGTCACGGTTGTTGTGCCGACGAAGGTGTTGATGCACCAGTGGCTCCGCGAGTTCCTCGAGAAATTGAACGTCCCTCCGTCGGAGATCGGCTGGGCGGGAGGAGGCCACAAAGACGATCATAGTGACCGTCGCATCATCGTGAGCATCGTCAACTCCGCTGTCAAGGACGATTTCTTGGCCCAGTCGCTCGACGCTGCCGATACTGATGAGCACCTCTTGGTCGCCGATGAGTGCCACCGGTATACGGGAGACGTCCACTCGAAAGTCCTCGAATATTCCAACACTGCGACGATGGGGCTGTCTGCGACACCGCTGTCGACGATCGATCCGGAGAACGACGAACTCACCGACGACGACGAGTTCCTCCTCGAGAACTTGGGCTCGCTTTTCTACAGGCTGAGTTACGACGAGGGGGTTGACCGCGGCCTCATCTCCGAGTTCACCATCAACTACGTCGGCTTCGAGCTAACGCCGGCCGAACGTCACACCTACGAACAGTTCTCGAAGAAGGTGTCATCCGCTGTTCGGGATATCGAAGCGCGCCACGGCCACCGACTCGCCGAATTGCGGGGAAACTATTCACAGAATCTGCAGACGATTCGCGAGTCGACGGACTCGGCGACGCCGGCGATTGCCGACTTCTTCGAGTACACGAAACGGCGGCGTGAGCTGATCGCCGAGGCGGTCTCCCGACAAGCGATCACGCACCGCCTCCTCGAAGACGCAATCGAAGAGGACAAGAAGACGATCGTATTCCAGGAACGAATCAAACACTTGGAGCAGATGGTTGCCCCATACGATCAGCGGGATGAGAAGACCCAAACGGGCAAGTATGGCTCGAAGGAGAGCGAACGGGCGAGTCTCTACCAGCAGTACGAGGACGAACTCGACGATATCAATCGCGACCTCGAAAACCTGTTTTTCCGTCGCGATTACGCACCCGTGATGTACCACTCCGGGCACCGCAATTCGGAGTGGAACGAGTGGGGAATCGAATGGTTCCGGGACGAAGGGTTTGCGAACGTGATGCTGAGCGTCCAGGCTCTCAAGGAAGGGGTTGACGTCCCCTCGGCAGACGTCGGGATCATTCGCGTCTCGTCTGGAAACGTCCGTGATCGCATCCAGACCCTCGGGCGCATCCTGCGAACCGGACACGATCCGGACAAGCCCTCGACGCTGTACGTGCTCTATGCCCAGGATACAGTTGACGAACGAATCTTCGAGGAAGTCGACTGGGAAGCCGAAATCGGCGGTACCCATCACTACTACAAGTGGGAGACCAGCGACGAAATCATCAAAGGCGAACTGGAGGGGCCTTCGAAAGAACACGAACCGGACGTCTCTGTGTATCAGCAACCGGAGATCCCCGATCCGTCCGACCTCGAACGTGGGGATCCATATGAGGGGCCTCGCCGTGGACGGACTGTTAGCGTCGATACGCAGGGGCGCCCGTTTCGTGACACAACCGATGGCCGTCAGTATATCACGACACCGGAAGTCGAAGAAGTGGCTGAGTACGTCCACCGCCTCCGCGGTGGCGGTCGCATCATCATCAATGATGCCGACCACATGATCACCGTCACCGATGAGGGGCCGGTCTTTCTGGGAATTCTCGAAGCCGACTCGCTTGACTACGAAGAACAGACGGAGGACGAGGAGGTCCCCGAAACCTTCGAGGAATTCATGAATGAGGGGGATTGA
- a CDS encoding TATA-box-binding protein, whose translation MISIANAVGSGDLGVELDVAEVESDLDLPYTEYDPSNYHGLYLRLVEGGPLITVYRSGKYIISGCSTFEQLYETNDAFLTTLSELNIVDAETETGFTVQNVVCTAQLDDPVDLNTLSIALGLESVEYEPEQFPGLIYRPADHPAVLLVFANGKIVITGASDVDAAEDAFKHLQEQVTAYLEK comes from the coding sequence GGGAGATTTGGGTGTGGAACTCGATGTCGCCGAGGTCGAGTCCGACTTGGATCTGCCGTACACCGAATACGACCCTTCGAACTACCATGGTCTCTACCTTCGGCTTGTTGAGGGTGGTCCGCTCATCACGGTTTATCGGAGTGGAAAATACATCATCAGTGGGTGCTCTACGTTCGAACAGCTGTACGAGACGAACGACGCGTTCCTCACGACACTATCCGAGCTGAACATCGTAGACGCGGAGACTGAAACCGGATTCACGGTACAGAACGTCGTCTGTACGGCACAGCTGGATGATCCGGTCGATCTGAATACACTCTCTATCGCGTTGGGCTTGGAATCCGTGGAATATGAGCCAGAACAGTTCCCCGGTCTCATCTATCGGCCCGCTGACCACCCGGCCGTTCTCTTGGTTTTTGCCAACGGGAAAATAGTCATCACAGGGGCTTCTGACGTGGACGCTGCCGAAGATGCGTTCAAGCATCTTCAGGAACAGGTGACGGCCTACCTCGAAAAGTGA